The sequence CCGCCAGTGTTTCAGATGAGGGGGAGTATAGGTGTGTCGTTAGTAATGAATGTAATACAATAATCAGCAACAAAGCCATTTTGACTCTGGCTGAAGAAGTTCTGGGTATTGAAAAAGCACTCTTTAACCTTGATACCTATCCCAACCCCTCGTCTGGCCAATTCCATCTGCACATAAAAAATAAGTACGCTGGAAGTATGAAAGTATGGGTCACAGACCTCACAGGAAGACAAGTATATATGCGTGAATTGATAAAAGAGAGAGAGGAATTTGACACTCAGATTTCTATTGACGGTTTGAAGTCAGGGGTCTACTTTCTAAAAGTATATGTAGCAGATGATCTCTCAGCAATTAGTCAGATCATTATCAAATAAACAACGACCGTTCAATTCCTAAATTAAAATCATGAAAATTATATCAATTATCACCATTCTTCTATCGTGTATATCTAGCTACGGCCAAAACAAACAAGACGAAAAGGCCATCCTCCAAGTCATCGAGAATCAAAACAGGGGATGGGCCACCAAAGATCTGGAATTGAGCCTTCAGGATGTGGACGACAACATCGATTGGACCAATGCATTTGGAGATCGGATGGAAAGTAAAAAGCAACTAGAAACACTTCTCAAGAGAATCTATTCATTTGATTTTGTCATGAAAGGGAAGTCAAAGAATCAATATAACGACATCAATTTTCTGAGTCCGGAAATAGCTATCGTAAGATCCAAAACAGTAGTGAAAGGACAAGAATGGGGAGACGGCACAGCTATGAAAGACCGACACAATCATCACCTCAGAGTATTCCATAAAAAAGATGATAGCTGGAAAGTGGTTAGTCATCTGATCAGCCAGGCTTGGGAGAAAAAATAGACAAACATTTTTCGACAGTAGTTAATTATGGAATTATTATCTCAGCCAAGTAATGGGAGTCGCATAGAATATCTGGACATCCTTCGTGGCATTGCTATTCTCTTCATATTCATAGCAAACATCATGGCATTCTCAGGCTTTCTGTACGCGACTGAAATCAAAGGAATTGTTCCCATAGAACTACCCACAGATTTGATTCTCGACTTCACTCTATTCATACTAGTAGATGGTAAGTTCTACTCTATCTTCTCTCTACTTTTTGGAATAGGATTTGCGATTCAATTACACAATCAAGAAAAAGCGGGTAAGCCCTTTGTTCCTTTCTTCAGAAGAAGAATGAGCTGGTTGTTAATTATTGGACTCATTCACCTGATATTCATTTGGTTTGGAGATATCCTTACCCTTTATGCGATATGCGGGTTCATTCTGATCTTATTTCGGAACCATTCCAATAGAAGTCTCCTCATATGGGCTTCTATTCTATTAATCCTCCCCATCATCCATACTTTCCTACTTGGTCAACATGGTTTTAATTATCCTGAGTATTTCTATGACCTGAATGCTCATTATTGGGAGAGAAATAACCTCCCTCTGATTATATGGTACAATGGCGAACCAACGGCAGATCTTGGGCTATATGTTACCACCCATAGTTTCAGTGAATATGTAACGA is a genomic window of Marinobacter alexandrii containing:
- a CDS encoding SgcJ/EcaC family oxidoreductase, with translation MKIISIITILLSCISSYGQNKQDEKAILQVIENQNRGWATKDLELSLQDVDDNIDWTNAFGDRMESKKQLETLLKRIYSFDFVMKGKSKNQYNDINFLSPEIAIVRSKTVVKGQEWGDGTAMKDRHNHHLRVFHKKDDSWKVVSHLISQAWEKK
- a CDS encoding DUF418 domain-containing protein codes for the protein MELLSQPSNGSRIEYLDILRGIAILFIFIANIMAFSGFLYATEIKGIVPIELPTDLILDFTLFILVDGKFYSIFSLLFGIGFAIQLHNQEKAGKPFVPFFRRRMSWLLIIGLIHLIFIWFGDILTLYAICGFILILFRNHSNRSLLIWASILLILPIIHTFLLGQHGFNYPEYFYDLNAHYWERNNLPLIIWYNGEPTADLGLYVTTHSFSEYVTITLGNWLLRIGAILEEGRIFKVFGIFLIGVWAGRNIIYKDLLNNLILLRKILIWSLILGLPASALKTYIEFFQWGNESWNLIKQIAYLIGTVPLALSYASAIALLLKRKIVFLHWFQPVGKMALSNYLMQSIIGITIFYGVGLGLAGKLGFTLILLTAISIFIFQALISKWWLSRFQYGPAEWVWRRLSYGKNFNSLKPNKQ